The Populus nigra chromosome 19, ddPopNigr1.1, whole genome shotgun sequence genome includes a window with the following:
- the LOC133680096 gene encoding cysteine protease RD19A-like — MSLNLSLFLILSLFFISAISAETFNGDDSLIRQVVEGQDESSSNLLTAEQHHFSLFKRKFKKSYLSQEEHDYRFSVFKSNLRRAARHQKLDPTASHGVTQFSDLTSAEFRKQVLGLRKLRLPKDANTAPILPTNDLPEDFDWREKGAVGPVKNQGSCGSCWSFSTTGALEGAHFLATGELVSLSEQQLVDCDHECDPEEPGSCDSGCNGGLMNSAFEYTLKAGGLMREEDYPYTGMDRGACKFDKNKVAAGVANFSVVSLDEDQIAANLVKNGPLAVAINAVFMQTYIGGVSCPYICSRRLDHGVLLVGYGSAGYAPVRMKEKPYWIIKNSWGESWGENGFYKICRGRNICGVDSMVSTVAAVQSNSL; from the exons ATGTCTCTcaacctctctctctttctcatcctctctctcttctttatcTCCGCTATTTCTGCGGAGACATTCAACGGTGATGATTCCCTGATCAGACAAGTAGTTGAAGGTCAGGATGAATCATCATCAAACCTGTTGACCGCAGAGCAGCATCACTTCTCGCTATTCAAGagaaaattcaagaaatcaTACCTTTCACAAGAAGAGCATGATTACCGGTTTTCCGTATTCAAGTCTAATCTGAGACGCGCGGCGCGTCATCAGAAATTGGACCCAACAGCGAGTCATGGTGTGACTCAGTTCTCCGATTTGACTTCGGCTGAGTTTAGAAAGCAGGTTTTAGGCTTAAGGAAGTTGAGGTTGCCTAAGGATGCGAATACAGCTCCGATTTTGCCTACGAATGATTTGCCTGAGGATTTTGATTGGAGAGAGAAAGGAGCTGTTGGCCCTGTTAAAAATCag GGTTCATGTGGGTCATGCTGGAGTTTTAGCACTACAGGAGCTTTGGAAGGCGCACATTTCCTTGCTACTGGAGAGCTTGTTAGCCTTAGCGAGCAGCAGCTTGTGGATTGCGATCATGAG TGTGATCCAGAGGAACCAGGTTCATGTGACTCTGGGTGCAATGGTGGGCTGATGAATAGTGCCTTTGAGTATACTCTCAAAGCTGGTGGTCTTATGCGTGAGGAAGACTATCCTTACACCGGTATGGATCGTGGTGCTTGCAAATTTGACAAGAACAAGGTTGCTGCTGGAGTGGCCAACTTTAGCGTGGTGTCCCTTGATGAAGATCAAATTGCTGCAAATCTTGTGAAAAACGGTCCCCTCGCAG TGGCCATCAATGCTGTGTTCATGCAAACATACATTGGAGGAGTTTCATGCCCGTATATTTGCTCAAGGAGGTTGGATCATGGAGTGTTGCTGGTGGGATATGGTTCAGCTGGCTATGCTCCTGTCAGGATGAAGGAGAAGCCATACTGGATTATCAAGAACTCATGGGGAGAAAGCTGGGGCGAGAATGGATTCTACAAAATCTGCAGGGGTCGCAATATTTGCGGAGTAGACTCCATGGTCTCAACTGTTGCTGCCGTGCAGTCCAACTCCCTGTAG